CTcgtattacataaaattaattgatttatgataaaatttaatttatcacacttatatatcactcatttatattatttttattagatatgagattCTAGTCTCCAACTGTTTTTAgtgtaattgtaaaaataataaaactatgtataattttaagattCTAATATCTAATagtttttatgcataaataacaatatatcatcatatgatcgaatattattttatttttaatttttaactatctaattatataataatgtatcattatttatgtatataatattactcttataatGTGTtagattataaatataatatttatttatatatgcactGTTTCGAGCAAATATGATGCGTTTGATTATAAACGTATGACCCCTTTAGAGTTAGCCAATAAGCCCGTTTAGGTTTGGTCGTTTTAAATAAtttcccaatttttttaattaaatggtgTATTTGGTAATTTCCCACTGTTTAGTAACAATTAAtcttgtgaaatttttaatacctcaaatttgataataataactttatttgaCAGACACGGAGGAGAGAAGAGACCAAACACGTTACAGAATAAGTCTACAAAACCTCAGGGATAGAATTGTAATTTGCTCTCTTTCCTCATCTTAAAAAGTTATTGTACCACAACTACAAAGCGGGCCTCAGTCTCTTTTATTGGGCAGGCCAACCCACCATATCCTCGcgatgttatttaattttttgcagCCGAAAGACTTGTTCACATCAAGGTGTGGGGaaatcctaaaattttactttctaattatttaaaatttaaatacttatctatgaaataatttttattaaaaattttagttaatattaaaaataaaattattatttattaaaacaattttaaaaattaaagttttatcacattttcctttgtaaatttaaaaaaacttataatttcctttatccaaagtttgaaaaatgatagattccccctagagttttttttcttttttctttgataataatCTGTCATCTCCAATCATCGACCATCCTCCCTCTAGCCTTTACTCTCCCTTTGGACCTTTCTCCCTCTCCTCTTCGACCATTGATTGAATAAAATCGTCTAAACGATGACACATCCAGATGATTCGTCTGGATGTTGTtgtctaaataaaaattatttggattttcaaaagaaaatcgTCTTGATTTTTAGATGATTTCTATTGATCAATGCTCGGAAAGGAGAGAGAGACAGGCTAAGAGGACAAGATAAGGAGGAGGGAGGACAACCAAAGATAATAGATCATAgtcaaagaaaaaaggaaaaaacctttaaaaaaatctgtcactttacaaattttaaagaaaaaattttgaggataaaattatgaaaatttcaaattgagaaagaaaaatatgataaaaatttagtttttaaattttttttattaaataacggttttacccctaactctaactaatatttttaataaaaattattttatagatagatatttaaaattttaaaaattaaaaaatataacttaaaaatttcactatatcttAATAGAAATAAGTATTTCAGCCAATTTTTTTCGCTAGGCAGGACCACCGAAAATATTAAGTTCCATCATTTCAAGCTTTCCATTGAGTCCCACTCACTTCCTCATCAACCGTCCTTTTTTTAAGCCATCACCGTAATTATCTCAAGCATATGTTTATCCGTTTTGAATgcttgatatttaaataatatattatctttaatttaaaatcacttaatcatataataatatatcgtcttatacctaattaaatatttataaatgaatactTTCAATGATCGACTCAAATTTACTTTCAGTAAAtgcaaaaaattgaaatattcacattatcaaatcattattaatatattggCTACATCGCCAAAGTTTCTGAAGCTCACTTTCAGCGATTAATCAAACTACTTTCCACACGACTTGCTGAGCTGCTTCGAAAAAACCTTATCATTGAAATTCAACAATAAATGCTTTCTAAAACATGGAAAGTTTTTGTGCTTCTTCTGGACATTTACTCCACTTCAAGTTCTTAGCTCTTTATATTACATTTTCAAATAGTatacaaattttcttatttaaaaaaaggggaaaaaatgaaCAGGTTTGTTTCAACATACCAGATGGAGTTATTCATACTCTTCCTATCAAATATCAAGATCAAAGTTTTGACCTGCCACTCTTCTTTCCAGGAATATCTAAAGCATCATAGTGGCCAAATCCATGATAGAGAACTCGGATAGGATTTTCCTGGCCGTATTCTTGGCCATACTCGGCAATGGATATCAGACCGCCAGAATCCTTATCGTACATGTACACTGTGATTGGCATTCTGCAGTTATCAGAATCATTAGCTCCTGTTAGATTAATGACACTCACGAATAGAAGTTCagggaaaaaggaaagaaacaacTAAATTTACAACATGATAACAGCATTATGGGCTGACTTTTTGCCCAAGCAGTACACAAGCAACCACACTATCACCAAACCTTACATTCAGCACACAAACAGCTCAGTTGGCCATGGTTCACAGGCAGCACTGGGGTGGGAAAACTTTAAGGCTCAATTCCTATAAGGCATGAGAAAGAGAGTGAAAGAGAGAGGGACTTACCGCAGAACATGAGAAGCCATGAACAATTCAGGTTCGCCTCCCCAAACATGTGGATTCCTTATTTGTGAAACATATGTGTCAAAATCACCTTCAACAAACCTGTGATCTTGTAATTAAGCCCGTCAGGAAgaaaatctatatatatgaaaatggaACTCAAATGTTACTTGGTATGATAGATGTCATGTTGGACATCTTGGTGGACAGTGGGATTTATCATACACCTTTGTCACTTGATTCTTTTATCCTATACAAAAAGTTATTGTTTCCTTGGAAAGAGGCGGCTCAGGAAATTTTTAACATGATCAGGTCAAGCATAAGATAGTTAACATGGGGTTTTCCTCATTTGCTACAGGAATTATTTTTTCCCCTTCTAGTTTCATTCTTAAATTAGTCATCTGACGAGTAGAATTCTTATGGTGAAATTTAAGGAGTCCAAACACAAAAGTATGCAAATAAGTCATAATGTGACAATATGTGACTAAGAAAATTTACCATTCtgtctcttctcttctttttataaACTCATCAGCAACCTGAAAATGTAGCAGATGAGGGAAAATAAGTTCACATTCAATAACTGATAAGGAAAAAACTATTTACACCACAGTGATGGCAATGTTCAATACTCTCACCAATGTGATTTCAAATCCACAACAGATGGTGCAATCACAATGGCagaagttttttatttatttaacatttacTAGTGGGGGCACAGATGAAGGAACTAGGCTCCATGTCAAAAATCATTATCACTTGTTCCACATTCAGTCGCTCAAAGAGGGGATAAAAGAACCTCATAAACAAAGTTGGACATTGCCATCAAATTTGTGATAAATGATTAAAAGACTACACTCACTGCTGAACCTTGACAATACACTATGCTTGaactaaagacaaaaagaaatacataaaagaaaGTATACAGGAGTTATCATCATTGTACTATAGGGCGAGGAACATACTCTAGCCCGTAAGTCATCTGCTAGTTCTCTCTGAAGGCTCTCAGTTGGAGCTGGTTTTCCATCTCGTAAACAAGCTCCATGAGCAACAGAGCGGAACAAGCATCTGCCATCCCCAGGTATGCCTGAAAATTATGTAGTCATCAACACCGGCAAATtaactttcataaaaaaattgtctCACGTGTAAAGATTTGATAACTTAGCAACATAAGtagtatattgttttattaacagAAATTTAGTGCATAAAAAATTGGAAGCAAGTTGCTAACTGCTCACCAATAACAGAGTAGTCAGTATACACTTTTTTTCCATGTGAGCATTTAACATATGACAAATTACGGTcctcattattttctttctcatcaGCTGCTTCAGCATGTACTGGTTTAGAACTTGAATAACAAACTAATAATCCAAAAATTAGGCCAACAGAAGCACATACTTGTGGCCAATTTATAGGTCCAGCATTACACTTGATTTTGTGAATCACCCCTTGCTTTGGGACCCAGAGCCTTATGTTAATACTTTGGCAAGCCAATGAAAGTTCAAGCTGTCTCTTCTGAAATCCCCTAGCACTGATGAAACACTTAATGGTTAATGACCGTAAGTTGCACCTAGGTTTAGAGAATGGAGGAACAAGACAATTTTCCTGGAATGTTTGCAAGTTGCCAGTAGATGAACAGGAGATTGTCCGAGTGACGGACAGACCAGGGTAATCTCTCTTAGATTTCCCACTACACAATTGGAAACAATATGAACTAGATGGTCCTCCGGATGTCACACCGCAGATATATGCACCCATTTGTCCTTGAATTCGTCCACTCAGGTGGACAACATTATTGGTACATGTACGAGTCCAGGAAGAGACAACCATGTTGACCTAGCCTGTGCCAAAAGAGTGCAGCCACTGAGATGCATTAAAAAGTAGAAAGATGGTCAGCCAAAACTATGTTTCTAATTCAAAAGAAAACTGGTCCATCCATAGCGCATAATAAAACCAAGTAAAAACTGaatcattaaagaaaattttctttataatagaAGTTTGATCTACACAGAACTAATAACAACGAATTCAATTTTGTGTTTAGGTTGGATTTATTCCAGACTTACTCCAAGTTACTgaattattttaagtttgaagTTACCCAGAACAACATAAGTGTTGATTCCAATTTAACATATAACATCATCTTGACGGGATTTCACCATCTAGGCATCTTAGAACACTGAAGGACTCACAAAGCACTGTTGGATCAATATATGTCACAATAGatttaaagaaatacaaagaCAAAACTACAGCAATGAATAGACATTGTCCATCCATGCTTCTTGAGCTTGTCAAACTTGCCCTCGACAATATCCCTAAAACAGATTAAACACTAAACCCTCAAATTGAAAcattatgaaaattgaaaagctAAAAGTTAAAGCATCCACTAGATGAACAAGTAAGAGAAAGCTAATCATGCCCTAGTTTCATCAACAGTTAGATAGATAAACAGAGAAATCTTGTTTACAGATTATTACAATCTCCATAAATCTAAGTTCAATACAATTTCCATAAATCTAAGTTCAAAGGAAACTACAAGTAAAGCAAAAAGATACCCAGAAATCGTCCATCGAGCAGAGATTGGGAAATGAAAATCAGCGGATATGAAAGAAAACCCAGAAAGGTTAACAAATAGAATAGGTTCTAGTCTTCTAGAACAGGAGAGAAAGGCGATGAAGCAAAGAATACCTTCACAAAACCCCACTACGGAGAAGCACCTTTACCACACACAAGCAATGTATAATTTCTCAGGTTTCGTTTTGGTAGTTGATTTGTAAGTTAAGTTGCCGCCTTTTTTATCCTCTGCTGTATAGCGGAAATACGGTCGGTCTTCTTGTTCCCTAAACCTCTCTGGCAGTCTCGTTCTATCTCTCCCCCTCTGCGACCTTGCAATGCAATGAACGGCGGCGTTTCACATTTGTTTCCTAAGTTGGGTGCCCAAATTATCCATACATATTCAAGGGAAAAGATTTaataaggccaaaaaacttatgtccacccaaggtttagtacaAGCTTCCTCTCACccattaattatcaaaaattcaaacattcaccCATAAACCGTTAACATTAGTGTATTTTGATAGTGAAAAGGCATTTTAGTCAATTGAGTTGCTttgttttagacaaaaaaatgcataaaaaattcgtttatataaatgaaattctgtgacaaaataaatatgggCGACCGAGGATTTACCGCAATTGCCCTAGCGCTAATGCatggaaattttgaaaaaatgaaggCCATTTTTTTGTCTCATTTTAGTGAATAACGTAGCGATATTTTCATTCCTCTAGCATGCTGTCATGGTTAATGGACATATGTCATTCAAAGGGAAAAGCGAAcgaggaaaaaatgaaaatggtggCTCTTTCGCTAGCATTCATGTCAGTGTAATAAATGCGTTATAGTTAAATTGTGTGGTTGAGTTTGTTCTTTCCATGTTCTTTGTTCTTTGTTCTTTGTTTATTACTGTTTGTTTTAACATAAGTGTTCGGATGTATAAGTTCTAGgatgtttagggttttttcaCTCGATTGTTTTTCTGtcatattttagggttaatGTAATGTTGTTGTATGATATGtatattttagggtttgttaTGCATGGGTTTTGCATGGGAAAATACTGTTTGTATAATATCTAGAGTTGATTTTTGTTTTCCAATATCCTTTGttatttattctatatatataaaagaaaaataatgtctTTTCTtgataagtaattaattagaagGTTTTACAAATAATGATAGAGTTTCAAATCTAAGATTTCTCTTTTAAAGTTCTAATGTTCTATCAGTTTTGCTAACATTTtttaccaaaagaaaaataatgttgCTCATTGCTTTTCGCTTACTATGATTTCATGTGTGtttgttattgattaataaagccACGTTGAGGTTGCTTACTGTGTTCTTTTTACTATGATTGAATTGTGGTTGATTCATACTTTAGGTAATAATGCTTGTTGATTCATGTATCATTTGAAGTTGCTCACAACCCTAAACTCTTGTGTAAATAATATTGTTCAGTATATATGCAAATTACAATTTTGCTTAATGCTTCCTATTTCAGTTTATTGGGTTCCTTTTATTACATGAATGTATTGATGACAATTTTAGTTGCAATTGAGTGATGACTGTTTTGCTTAAAGTGAGTGATAACTATTAGTGTTTATGGTTATAGGATAATTGAGTGGTTAAATGGGTTCCTTTTATTACatgctatttttaattaaattcacaaacaatactatatatttaaatgtttcAGTTTATATATGACTTCCATGATTTGTTGTTTAATTGCTTAAATGCTTAAGTACATTGATGAATCACATTGTTAGATACTGATCTGATTACTTgcttaattatacaaaatactTACTAGATATTTGATTTATAGTTACATTATATGATATTTCTgcttaaatttataaacataagTGTATTTTCAAATGCTTACTGCATACCACATCTGTTACTGTACTTGACATGCTTTAATGCTTCCATGCTTCATTTAATATCTTGCTTAAGTATACTAAATACTAATTGGATAGCTGATTCACATGAATTACATGCTTACATGAATCATTTAGATGCTTATACCTTACATGCTTACATGTTTCATTACGTTAAATTGCATTATAATGTATTGTTTGCatgaaattattgtttgtttattgtaatatataCATGCTTACATGCATTACATGAATCATGCATTGGATATCTGATGCACTTTCATTTGTAGGATGTTGCCTTCAATGGTGCTTAATTTAAGATTTGAAGCATGTCAAACTAAGTGTGAAATAAGGAATGTGGATCCAAAAGAGTACAATTACATTGTTTTCATTAAGGAAATGAAGCAATGCATTGCCAATGAATATGAAGAAGTTCACTTGTACATTGGTTAGAGGATAAAGGTTGAGGCAAAAAGGCCAAATGGAGTAGGTAGGTATGTAATAAACAATGATGAAGACATGTGTTATACATTTGATTAATATAGCAAAGTTGGGGCTGAAAATATTGATATGTTTGTTGAATTCTTCCCACTAGACATATAAAACTCTAGTTTAGCTTTGCCACTTGTAGACAATGAACCCCATGCTCACCAACCTGTAAACACTTCCCAACCATCCTAACACCCTACCCAACTATCACAACCTATTGACTACAGTGATATGTTTTATAAAGATGGGCAATAGTTATCTCATATTAAGTGTAGTAAGGATGAGATTCATTAGAGCGATGATGGTGAGCATAGAAACAATGGGGAAGATGCGTATAATAGTCAAGCAATGTTAGTTGAAGGGATAAACTGTGATGTTAGTGTTCTATCCAATTATCAAGATGACAACAACGATGAGAATTCAGGGGCTTCTAGTATGGAGAATGATGATACAAGTAGAATGTCCAGATATATAAAAggtaaatctttaaaatatggTGCTAATGGGAAGATATACTTTGAGGTAGGACAAATATTTCAAAGTGTGTATCACTTTAAGAAGGTTTTGAAGGATTACAATATTCAAAAGGGATTTGTTGtggagagaaaatataatgaattgagAAGAATCAAAGTAGTGTGTACAACAATGGTTATCCATTCCACCTATATATTGCATTTATGGTGGATGAACAATCCTaccaaataagaaaatatgagcgTACACACACGTCTCAAGGCACCCCTATTACTAGCTCATCTTGAGTGGCTAAAAAAATAGGTAGTTTTGTTAGGTTCCAAAAAGGATTGAGCATCAAGCATTTGGTAAATCAATTAGATAAGGaccatttcttgaaaattcacCAGAAAAAACTCTATAGGGTAAGGAAAATTGAGAGTAGCATGACAGTGAAAAAACATGTTGAGTCCTTCAATCTGCTATTCAAGTATTATCACATCCTTCAAGATTGTAATTAGGATTCAAATATTGTCCTTAAAGTTATTAGGGAAGAAATTTCATCCACTCCTAGATTTCATAGGTTCTTTTTGAGCTTTGCTACACAAAAACAAGGATTTATGAAGTGTTGTAGGTACTTTGTAAGAGTGGATGATTGTTATTTAAAAGGACATTTTAGGGGAGTTCTTTTGTTTGCAGTAGCGATTGATATCAATAATGAGATATTTTCCTTGGCAATGTGTATAAGTGAGGTTGAGAATAGTGAAACTTAGGggtatttcataaatttattgtatGATTTTTTAGGAGATGTAAAGTCTATCAGTTTCATGAGTGATAGACAAAAAGGTTTAGCCAATACCTTAGATAGCCATTGGCTTAGTGCAAGAAGCAGCTATTATGCTAGGCATGTTTATACcaacttcaaaaaaaattttccctATATATACCTTGGAAACATATTCTAGTCTATGTGTAAAGcatcaaataaaatagttatttcaaGATGTATTATCTCAAGTAAGAAAGGTTGATGAAAGGGCACACAAGTGGATGATGGAAAATGAACCTAATCAATAGTCTTGATTTGGCTTTAATACATTGATAGACCTCTTATAATTAGACAATATCATAGGAAGggcaaaatgaagaaaacaccAATTCCAACTGTAATCCAATCAGCAGAAGCAATGGATCAGTTTGCAAAATCAGcaaatcaaaccaatttaattatctttaataaagcAAATCATAAGGTAAGAAACAAAGGAAAGTAGAAGGTTGAATAGAAGGTTGAAATGATACAGAAATTGAAGGAAGAACAAAAGGTTGAAATAGTGTAGAAACTGAAGATGGAGTAgtttaaaagaagaagaaaaacgaAGGTTCAGacatccaaaaaaataaaatagagtcTTCGGTGGGAATTAGGTGGCATTTGGCCTAGGATGGGGAACTTGGTTCTGTATCAAGTTTATGTTTTCTAAGcattccaaaaaaataaaatctcttgCTGTAAACTCTTGTTTTATTCAACATCTCAATAATAAACCCTTTGTTGTAATTTCATATTTCATTCAATGAAGCAACATCActcatttaaatataattgttcATTATAACTTTCCTTTGCTTACAATTACACTGTCATTACAAATTCATTACATGCAAGTGACCATATTCCTGGGTATCCAGTAGCTGAAGCAGATGTAGAATCCATTTAACCTTAGCAAATAGCCTCTGATCCTATGGGTACATAACATACATATGTCAaatctaatcatattataaataatattaatgaaaccTTTAATAGTTACGTTGGTGAAGATAGAGAATTACTAGTACTCAGTATGTTAGAAATGTATAGGTGGAGAATCATGAGGAGATTACAAAATAGGTTAAAGGTTGGGACTAAGTAGGTAACCCCACTATCTCTTCTTACTCTTCTCACACTAAATAAAAATGTTGAGGCAACAAGAAATGCAAGAATTCTACATGATGGTTTGATGGAGTTTGAGGAGGTTGATATGGTTGTAATACCGAACAGAAGTTATATGTTGgatttgcaaaaaaaaaaaaaattataattatggcATGTGGTAGCTATCTAGAGTACCTTGTCAGCATGTTGTTTACTCCACTCTCTATATGAATTATTCtgattttgaaacttttattgataaaaggTTGGGGATTCTAGAATATATGAGAACATATGTTAGAATGATTTATCCTATTCCAGATAAGAGGAGTTGGACATAGGGCATTGAAGAAAAGTTACAGCTATCATCTAGACATTTTAAACTTGGCAGGTCTAGAAAAAGCAAGATGAAGAGACCttgatgaaaaaagaaagagaaaacatatGTCCACACTACGATATATGTATGCCATGAAATGGGACACAACAAGAGGTTTTGCAAAAATAACATGATATTGTAAACATAGTTAAACAAAAGGTAAATGTGATACTGTAACTTTAATTCATTAGATACTGTGGATTACTTTTTCCCTCCTAAATttcctcctttttctttttttaacagaGAAAGACAATTCTCATAATGACAACTCAATTTGGTAGGTCATAGTACGTAACATTGTTGCATACCTATTCAAGTTGCAATCTCTCCTAACAGAATAGGTGGAAAAAGATGGAAACTGGAGTATTCATAACTTCAATAACCAACATTCAGTCTATATTTTATGaactcaatcaaataaaataagaaaaatgcaGTTCATCCTATTCATTCATTAACCATGGTAAGTGCTCACACCAAGTGTTTAAACAACTCAAGTTGGAACAAAACAAACTAACAAGAAAATGGACACTATCAATATTGGAATTTGAGAGCCAACACTCTCCCTTTCACTAACAAAACATTAGTACATAATTTCAGAAAACAAAAGCTAACCCCTCTCTTTCTTCTGCTACCATATAAAATGATGAGTTTCCCTAACAAAATCCTCCCCTTTACCCACTCATAATTTGCCATATGTTCCAACTGAATTGCCAAGATCATTCTATTTCAGATAAGCTTCTTTAATCCTTAGATTGCCCTCTATCCTGTTAATCTTTGAATCCTTAACTGAGAGCTTTTTTAGATCATCTCCTCCTTCTTTCTCTGGGCTAACTTCCTCTTTGCTCTTTTTGGGCCTATGAAAATACACTTTGGTAATCAGGCCTCTATCAATTCCCCCCCTACAGAGACgtaccttgtcctcaaggtgaaattAGGAAAAACGATCCCGAATGGCAATGAAATCTTCTAAAGAATTCTCACAGTTCGAAAGAGAGTGCCATTTGATAAGACCTCAAGGTGACCAGTTTTAAAATAACGAATATCCAATAAAGCTTTCGACTGTAGTTGCAATTCTAGTCTTTAGAAAGGTAGCCAGACAGTGGTTCTGGTTGTATAACAAACCTTATTACCTTCTTTAACTATGACACATGGAAAACTGTATGGATTTTACTAGTGGAAGGTAAAACGAGACGATAGGCAACCGAACCAATCTTTTTAGTGATAATATAGGGACCATAAAAGCGATGGCTTAACTTTTCATTGAGTTTCTTAACAAATGTCTTAAACCGATGAGGCTGAATTTTAATGAACACCTTCTCACCAATTTCAAAGTGAAGTTCACGACGTTTGAAATCGGCTTGACGTTTCATCCTTTCTTAGGCTTTATAGAGTTGTTCTTTTAATTCATGCAGAATAACATctctttgatataaaaatacCCTAACCTCATCAACTTTAGATACTTCAAAACCCCATTGAAAGAGCGTCGAGGGGTTTCTCCCATATAAAGCCTTAAAAGGAGTCATCGCAAGGGAACTATAGAAGATGGTATTATACCAATACTCTGCCTAAGTGATCTATGTAGCCCAATGTTTTGGTTGTTAAGAACAAAAGCATTAAAGATATGTTTCAAGGCCACGGTTGACAATCTTAGTTTGACAATCAAATTGTAGATGATATGCACTTCTGAACTTAAGGGTAGTACCCACGGAATGAAATAACTCCCCTCAAAATTGACTTATAAATAAGCGATCTCGATCTAAAAATAGAACGAGAGTATCCATGAAGTCGAACGATCTCTTTACCAAATAAATCGGTTACCTTGTTAGCCGTATAAGGATGTGAGAGCATTAGAAAATGGCTATATTTGGTCAAGTGATTGACTACCACTAAAATGGTATCACCCTTCTTAGTACATGGAAGACCCCTAATGAAATCCATAGATATATCCTCCCAAACTTTATTAGGGACTGGTAAAGGCTATAATAAGCCTGCAGGGCTCATGACTTGATACTTATTTCTTTGACAGGTTTGGCAATTGGCTACAAAGTCTctaacacatttttttatgccaatccaataaaaaactatagcgattttcttataaatgtgGAAAAACCCTGAATGTCTGCCAAAGGGTGAAGAATGAAATTCACGAAGCAAGGCTGATAGTAATGTAGAAGAAGGAAGCAACACCaacctatttttataaaaaagagtctcatttcttaataaaaaattggagTGGCTAGAAGGGTCTTGTAATAAATCTtggatgatatatttatattggtTATCTGAGCGAACTTCGTGATCAATCACTTCACCTTCGATCTAATGCCCAACTGATATAAAGGCTAAAATAAAAGATGTTTTAGGTAATCTAGACAAAGCATCAACTACCTTATTCTCCATACCAGGTCGGTATTGATTCTTAAAATCAAAGCCCAAGAGTTTCATGACCCAGCATTGTTGATCTCTACTAATGATAGTTTGTTCCATCAAGTGTTTCAAGCTTTTTTTATCAATGTGAACAATAAAATGCTTCCCCAACAAATAATGGCACCACTTTTGCAAAGCCAACACAATTGCCATCAATTCGCGTTCATAGACTAACTTCACTTTATTTCTAGAGAGTCTAACTCATGAAAGAAATAGGTCTGCCCCCTATATAAGATAACCCCTATGCCTGTAGATGAAGCGTCAGTCTCAACCAAAAAGGGCTGATTAAAATTAGTCATGGCAAGGATTGGAATAACAGTCATAGCGGTCTTCAATCTCTCGAAAGCCACTGTAGAATCATTACTCTAGTGGAAagaattctttttcaaaagctGCATTAATGGGGTTGCAATCTGTCCATAGTGGAGCACAAAACGGTGGTAATACCTTGTAAGTCCTAAGAAACCCCGAAGCTCACTAATATCTCATGGTTGTAACCAATCAATCATACACTGAATTTTCTAGGGATCAGTAGTCACTCCTTCAGCTGAAATTATGTGACTCAAATACTCCAGGTGAGAGACCCCAAAGGAACATTTCTTCTTGTTCAAAAGCAAGTGATGATCTAAAAATAGTTGTAAGGCTAAACTCAAATGATCTGAGTGAGCAAATAAATCTCTACTATAAATcagaatatcatc
The genomic region above belongs to Mangifera indica cultivar Alphonso chromosome 15, CATAS_Mindica_2.1, whole genome shotgun sequence and contains:
- the LOC123197147 gene encoding OVARIAN TUMOR DOMAIN-containing deubiquitinating enzyme 4 encodes the protein MVVSSWTRTCTNNVVHLSGRIQGQMGAYICGVTSGGPSSSYCFQLCSGKSKRDYPGLSVTRTISCSSTGNLQTFQENCLVPPFSKPRCNLRSLTIKCFISARGFQKRQLELSLACQSINIRLWVPKQGVIHKIKCNAGPINWPQVCASVGLIFGLLVCYSSSKPVHAEAADEKENNEDRNLSYVKCSHGKKVYTDYSVIGIPGDGRCLFRSVAHGACLRDGKPAPTESLQRELADDLRARVADEFIKRREETEWFVEGDFDTYVSQIRNPHVWGGEPELFMASHVLRMPITVYMYDKDSGGLISIAEYGQEYGQENPIRVLYHGFGHYDALDIPGKKSGRSKL